In Leptotrichia sp. oral taxon 221, the DNA window TTTTTATCAATGACTCACATATCTTTAACATCCCATGACCATAAGCATCTGCTTTAATTACAGCTATTATCTTTTCTTTCGGTGCAACCTTTTCAATCTCATCTATATTCGCATATAAATTATTTATGTTTATTTCTGCCCAACAACGCATTTTTACTTCACCTTCTAAAATTTTATTAATAAATTAAACTAATACTTTATCGCTTTCATCATATCCATTAACTGATTTACCAGTTTTTCTCTTGTTACTATCTTTATTTTTATCCTCTTTTTTAAATCTTCTTAACAAGTAAACTATTGGACTCGCAATAAAGATTGATGAGTATGTACCAAAAGTTATACCAATAAACAATGTCATACTAAATGTTTTTAATGTACTTCCACCAAAGATTAATAATACTATTACTGAAAATAATGTTGTTAATGAAGTATATAACGATCTTGCGAATACTTGATTTATACTATGATCAATAACTTCTGCAAAAGGTTTTTGGTGTTTACTTTTTTTATTTTCTTTATCATTTTCTCTTATTCTGTCAAAAATAACGATTGTATCATTAATCGAATATCCTAAAATTGTCAAAATAGCCGCAATAAATGGTGTATCTGCTTCATATCTCAATAATGCTATTAAACCAATTGTTATAACAATATCATGCAATAACGCCAATATTCCTGCAATCGCATAAATCCACTCAAATCTAACTGTAATATAAATTACAATCAAAATACTTCCAATTATCAAAGCACTTACCGCATTTGAAGTCAATTCCTTACCTATTGTCGCTCCAACTGTATCATATTTTACCAAATCATATTTTCCTGTTTTTTCTTTCAATGTATTTAATACTTTTGTTTTTTCTGTATTAGTTAATTGTTCAGTTTTTACAATTACTGTATTGTCTTCAGAAAATTGGATTCTTTGTCCTCTCAATTTAGGAACTTCTGAAACTAAATCTGTTAACGTCTTATCTACCAACGCTTTATCCATTGTTTTTTCATATTTTATTTGAAATAAATCTCCACCTTTAAAATCTACTCCCAAATTTAATTTTATGGCAAATATACTAATTATTGAAATTATTGTCAAAATTAGTGAGAACCCTAAAAAATATTTTTGGTTTTTAATTATTTTCAAGTTCAGCATTTTTTACTCCTTTCCAAAATAATTTTTCTTTTTCTATTTTAAAAGTCGATAAAACGAATTTTAAAATAACTTTTGTAACGAAAACTGCTGTAAATATTGTTACAAAAACCCCAAGTGATAATGTAACTGCAAATCCTTTTATTGGTCCTGTTCCTAAGAAAAATAATACTCCTGCAATTAATAATGTTGTTATATTCCCATCGATTATCGCTGGTAATGCATGTTTAAATCCTTTTTCAACAGAATCTTGTAAGGAATATCCTCTCGCCAATTCTTCTTTTACTCTCTCAAAAGTAATTACATTCGCATCAACTGCCATTCCTAATGTCAATATAAATCCTGCAATCCCTGGCAAAGTTAACACCGCACCTACAACGCTTAATAAAGTCATTACAAGTAATCCGTTTATCAATAAAGCTATATCTGCAACAATTCCTGGTATTTTATAAATTGCTATCATAAATACTGATATTACAACTACAGCTATAACTCCTGCAATTTTTGTTTGATCAATTGATTCACTTCCTAAAGTAGCTCCAACTGTTCTTGACTCCAAAATTTTAATATTTACTGGTAAAGCTCCTGATTTTAATAAGTTAGATAAATTTGTTGCTTCTTCGTAAGCATCTTTACTTCCACCTAAACTAATTTGCCCTTTTCCACCAGCGATTTCAGTTTGAATTGTTGGTGCTGATTGCTCTTTACCATCTAACATAATCGCCAATTGTTTACCAATATTTTCTCTAGTTATCTTAGCAAAAACATCTGCTCCCTTTGTATTCAACTCAAAACTTACAACTGGTCTTCCTACTTGGTCTCTATCTACAACGGCATTTTTTATTGCTGAACCTTCTAATAATGTTGGTCCATAAGTACCATTTGCTTCTTTTATTTTAAATTCCAATTTAGCTGTTGTCCCGATTAAACTTTTCGCTTTTTCAGGATCTTTTACTCCAGCTAATTCTACTATTAATTTATCATTTCCACTTAACTGAATTACTGGTTCGGATACTCCTAAACTGTTAATTCTTCTTTCGATAATGTCTCTTACCTTTTCCATCGTATCATTTTCAATTTTACCTTGCGCTTGTAAAACTATCGAAGTCCCACCTCTCAAGTCCAATCCTAATTTTATCTTGTTATAATAAAGTACTAATACCGATAAAATTACTAATCCAAAAAGCCAAATATAATGTCTTTTCTTATTTTCCATTTTCTCCCTTTCCCAAATTTTTAATTTGTAATATCTATTAAATTTTTTTAAATAAAATTACTTTGTCATATCCAAATAATTTTGTAAAATTATCGTTGCAGCAACCATATCCACAACTTTCCTTCGTTCTTTCCCATTCTTTTTAGAATAATTTTTCAAATAATGTTCCGCTTCTGTCGTCGTGTAACGCTCATCTACAAAGAAAATTTGAATATTTGGAATATTTTTTTTCAATTCTTCCACAAATTCTTCCACTTTTTCAACTTGACGTTTTTTTGAACCATCAAGACTTTTCGGCATTCCTACGACAATTTTTTTCGTACCTTCATCATCTAAAATCTCTTTTATTCTTGCAATCGGATCTATTTTCGTCCTATCAATCACTTCAAGAGCAGTCGCAAGAATTCCCAAAGGATCGCATTTTGCAACCCCAATTCTCACATCTCCGACATCAAGTCCAATAAATTTTCTCATCTTTTTCTCATTTCTAAATTTTATTATTCAAATTATGAATTAATTTTTCGACAAG includes these proteins:
- the secF gene encoding protein translocase subunit SecF encodes the protein MLNLKIIKNQKYFLGFSLILTIISIISIFAIKLNLGVDFKGGDLFQIKYEKTMDKALVDKTLTDLVSEVPKLRGQRIQFSEDNTVIVKTEQLTNTEKTKVLNTLKEKTGKYDLVKYDTVGATIGKELTSNAVSALIIGSILIVIYITVRFEWIYAIAGILALLHDIVITIGLIALLRYEADTPFIAAILTILGYSINDTIVIFDRIRENDKENKKSKHQKPFAEVIDHSINQVFARSLYTSLTTLFSVIVLLIFGGSTLKTFSMTLFIGITFGTYSSIFIASPIVYLLRRFKKEDKNKDSNKRKTGKSVNGYDESDKVLV
- the secD gene encoding protein translocase subunit SecD; amino-acid sequence: MENKKRHYIWLFGLVILSVLVLYYNKIKLGLDLRGGTSIVLQAQGKIENDTMEKVRDIIERRINSLGVSEPVIQLSGNDKLIVELAGVKDPEKAKSLIGTTAKLEFKIKEANGTYGPTLLEGSAIKNAVVDRDQVGRPVVSFELNTKGADVFAKITRENIGKQLAIMLDGKEQSAPTIQTEIAGGKGQISLGGSKDAYEEATNLSNLLKSGALPVNIKILESRTVGATLGSESIDQTKIAGVIAVVVISVFMIAIYKIPGIVADIALLINGLLVMTLLSVVGAVLTLPGIAGFILTLGMAVDANVITFERVKEELARGYSLQDSVEKGFKHALPAIIDGNITTLLIAGVLFFLGTGPIKGFAVTLSLGVFVTIFTAVFVTKVILKFVLSTFKIEKEKLFWKGVKNAELENN
- the ruvX gene encoding Holliday junction resolvase RuvX — encoded protein: MRKFIGLDVGDVRIGVAKCDPLGILATALEVIDRTKIDPIARIKEILDDEGTKKIVVGMPKSLDGSKKRQVEKVEEFVEELKKNIPNIQIFFVDERYTTTEAEHYLKNYSKKNGKERRKVVDMVAATIILQNYLDMTK